A single genomic interval of Methanocorpusculum sp. harbors:
- a CDS encoding MBL fold metallo-hydrolase — protein MSAKYVTGSFQKKVTPYLTTFNDAEKKQFYLDADAAVQELVSMGKDPKQVLWVMQSIGLYLYGNSGKNFYVDYQKIILSDTCVLWSMQPPGGGCVHLFQTPGGKLLIDAGYGVNFFDWQKMLSAFGLGNFSDVKHVLCTHGDADHVGMTGLLPVPPFVHPITKELLENGSRSFASTNNLLLLEHVYTTTVNTFSQLAYPTEYRLSKTEPLGMRGIFPIIDEINFAGLRFEVWQSLGGHLAGQLFFYEPEAGLLFTSDAILNFATLTSWRLTYGSIPDYLITSVNINRELGRYERAELMKLAVELDAELRKKGKRLRLCCGHGAVSVIDEKGNLSIIDPVVHYSRRKYTEGLHNIVAKISWFVRRRLI, from the coding sequence ATGTCTGCAAAATATGTGACTGGATCATTTCAGAAGAAAGTCACGCCATATCTCACCACGTTCAACGATGCTGAAAAAAAGCAGTTCTACCTTGATGCAGATGCGGCCGTGCAGGAACTTGTTTCCATGGGGAAGGATCCCAAACAGGTTCTCTGGGTCATGCAAAGTATAGGTCTGTACCTGTATGGAAATTCCGGAAAAAATTTCTATGTCGATTACCAGAAGATCATTCTCTCGGATACCTGTGTGCTCTGGTCGATGCAGCCGCCCGGAGGGGGGTGCGTCCATCTTTTCCAGACGCCAGGGGGTAAACTGCTCATCGATGCTGGATACGGGGTCAACTTTTTCGACTGGCAAAAAATGTTGTCGGCATTTGGTCTCGGCAACTTTTCCGATGTGAAACATGTTTTGTGTACTCATGGGGATGCTGATCATGTGGGAATGACCGGGTTACTACCGGTCCCTCCCTTCGTTCATCCCATCACGAAAGAGCTTCTGGAGAACGGTTCACGCTCCTTTGCCTCCACCAACAATCTCCTGCTTCTGGAACATGTCTATACAACGACGGTCAATACATTTTCCCAGCTGGCGTATCCTACGGAATATCGCCTTAGTAAAACGGAACCATTAGGAATGCGGGGGATCTTCCCAATCATAGATGAAATCAATTTTGCCGGACTCCGGTTTGAGGTCTGGCAGAGTCTCGGCGGTCACCTCGCGGGTCAGCTCTTCTTCTATGAACCTGAAGCTGGTCTGCTTTTTACGAGCGATGCAATTCTTAACTTCGCGACCCTCACCTCGTGGAGACTCACCTATGGTTCGATTCCGGATTATCTCATCACCTCGGTCAATATTAACCGGGAGCTCGGGAGGTATGAGCGGGCCGAACTGATGAAACTTGCCGTTGAATTGGACGCCGAGTTGAGGAAAAAAGGAAAACGTCTCAGATTATGCTGCGGTCATGGGGCCGTATCGGTAATCGACGAGAAGGGGAACCTCAGCATAATCGATCCGGTAGTCCATTATTCCAGAAGAAAATACACCGAGGGACTGCACAATATTGTTGCCAAAATATCCTGGTTCGTCAGGAGACGACTCATCTGA